Proteins from one Oncorhynchus masou masou isolate Uvic2021 chromosome 12, UVic_Omas_1.1, whole genome shotgun sequence genomic window:
- the LOC135550019 gene encoding germ cell-specific gene 1-like protein — MLENMSRCNRSLLSLSLTSLALALSILAFCTSYWCEGTHKVAKPLCLSPVKLKNCGQNNSQPYTTETPTLDPKKPSNNITLSPLEKEEQARLQKKALANAVHYIWETGEDKYMLRYFHTGFWLSCEAHNEEEKCRSFIELTPGETQGVLWLSVVSEFAYIGLLAMGFLLMWVEVLCVCAHKEMYALKINAFAAICTVLSGLMGMVAHMMYTTVFQMTVSIGPKDWRPQTWDYGWSFVLAWISFSCCMAAAVFTLNSYTKTLIEMKHRTRVRLEEARAAIQAPSYDEVLQAAGGACSVSSLLQHCKQGAMIDPGPGVPDHRGLVMVAGGCGTKGCEDCEREMDEIEDALDREEMEGEDCGRC; from the exons ATGCTGGAGAACATGTCACGATGCAACcgctccctgctctccctgtccCTGACCTCACTGGCCCTGGCATTGTCTATCCTGGCCTTCTGCACCTCGTACTGGTGCGAGGGGACCCACAAGGTTGCCAagcccctctgcctctccccggTCAAGTTGAAGAACTGCGGCCAGAACAACAGCCAGCCCTACACCACAG aGACTCCCACTCTGGACCCTAAGAAGCCGTCAAACAACATCACCTTGTCACCCCTGGAAAAGGAAGAGCAGGCGAGGCTTCAGAAAAAGGCCCTCGCCAACGCAGTGCACTACATCTGGGAGACAGGCGAGGATAAATACATGCTGCGCTACTTCCACACAGGTTTCTGGTTGTCCTGCGAGGCACACAACGAGG AGGAGAAATGCCGGAGCTTCATTGAATTGACTCCAGGAGAGACACAAG gGGTGCTGTGGCTGTCAGTAGTATCAGAGTTTGCGTACATAGGCCTGTTGGCCATGGGCTTTCTCCTCATGTGGGTggaggtgctgtgtgtctgtgcccaTAAGGAGATGTACGCTCTCAAGATCAACGCCTTTGCCGCAATATGCACTGTCCTTTCAG GTCTGATGGGGATGGTGGCTCATATGATGTACACCACagtgttccagatgactgtgagCATTGGGCCAAAAGATTGGAGGCCACAGACCTGGGACTACGGCTGGTCATTTGT TCTAGCCTGGATCTCCTTCAGCTGCTGCATGGCAGCGGCCGTCTTCACCCTCAACTCCTACACCAAGACGCTGATAGAGATGAAGCACCGCACCCGCGTTCGTCTGGAGGAGGCCCGGGCGGCCATCCAGGCCCCCTCGTATGACGAGGTGTTGCAGGCAGCCGGGGGCGCCTGCTCAGTCAGCAGCCTGCTCCAGCACTGCAAGCAGGGGGCGATGATCGACCCCGGTCCTGGGGTTCCAGATCACAGAGGGCTGGtgatggtggctggtggctgtgggACAAAGGGGTGTGAGgactgcgagagagagatggatgagattGAGGATGCCCTGGatagggaggagatggagggagaggactgTGGGAGGTGCTGA